A genomic window from Streptomyces mirabilis includes:
- a CDS encoding aldehyde dehydrogenase family protein: MSSYFTDLAQQYIDGEWRQGTGSWDIIDFNPYNGEKLASITIATVDEVDEAYLAARRAQKEWAATNPYARRAVFEKALRIIEEREAEITEVIIAELGGTHLKAGFELHLAKEFLRESIQLALRPEGKILPSPIDGKENRLYRVPVGVVGVISPFNFPFLLSLKSVAPALALGNGVVLKPHQNTPIVGGSLVAKVFEDAGLPGGLLNVVITDIAEIGDAFIEHPVPKVISFTGSDKVGRHVATVCASHFKSAVLELGGNSALVVLDDADIDYAVDAAVFSRYVHQGQVCMAANRVLVDRSIADEFTEKFVAKVKTLKVGDPSDPQTIIGPVINSSQADSLTGAVDQAIAEGATALVRGATTDNLVEPTVLTDLPADSAILRQEIFGPVALLVTFDGEEEAVRIVNDTPYGLSGAVHTADVERGVAFAKQIDTGMFHVNDGTVHDEPLVPFGGEKHSGIGRLNGETTVDAFTTQKWISVQHGRSFFPF, translated from the coding sequence ATGTCGTCCTACTTCACCGACTTGGCCCAGCAGTACATCGACGGCGAGTGGCGCCAGGGCACCGGCTCCTGGGACATCATCGATTTCAACCCGTACAACGGCGAGAAGCTGGCGTCGATCACCATAGCCACGGTCGACGAGGTCGACGAGGCCTACCTCGCCGCCCGGCGCGCCCAGAAGGAATGGGCCGCGACCAACCCGTACGCCCGTCGCGCCGTCTTCGAGAAGGCCCTGCGCATCATCGAGGAGCGCGAGGCCGAGATCACCGAGGTGATCATCGCCGAGCTCGGCGGCACCCACCTCAAGGCGGGCTTCGAACTCCACCTCGCCAAGGAGTTCCTGCGCGAGTCGATCCAGCTGGCGCTGCGCCCCGAGGGCAAGATCCTCCCCTCGCCGATCGACGGCAAGGAGAACCGCCTCTACCGCGTCCCCGTCGGTGTCGTCGGCGTGATCAGCCCCTTCAACTTCCCCTTCCTGCTCTCCCTGAAGTCCGTCGCGCCGGCCCTGGCGCTCGGCAACGGCGTGGTCCTCAAGCCGCACCAGAACACCCCGATCGTCGGCGGCTCCCTGGTGGCGAAGGTCTTCGAGGACGCGGGCCTGCCCGGCGGTCTGCTCAACGTCGTCATCACCGACATCGCCGAGATCGGCGACGCCTTCATCGAGCACCCCGTACCGAAGGTCATCTCCTTCACCGGCTCCGACAAGGTCGGCCGCCACGTCGCCACCGTCTGCGCCTCGCACTTCAAGAGCGCGGTGCTGGAGCTCGGCGGCAACAGCGCCCTGGTGGTCCTCGACGACGCGGACATCGACTACGCCGTCGACGCGGCGGTCTTCAGCCGCTACGTCCACCAGGGCCAGGTCTGCATGGCCGCCAACCGCGTTCTGGTGGACCGCTCGATCGCGGACGAGTTCACCGAGAAGTTCGTCGCCAAGGTGAAGACGCTGAAGGTCGGCGACCCGAGCGACCCCCAGACGATCATCGGCCCGGTCATCAACTCCTCCCAGGCGGACTCGCTCACCGGCGCGGTCGACCAGGCGATCGCCGAGGGCGCCACGGCCCTGGTGCGCGGCGCCACCACCGACAACCTCGTCGAGCCGACCGTCCTGACGGACCTGCCCGCCGACTCCGCCATCCTCCGGCAGGAGATCTTCGGCCCGGTCGCGCTCCTCGTCACCTTCGACGGCGAGGAGGAGGCCGTCCGCATCGTCAACGACACCCCGTACGGGCTCAGCGGCGCCGTGCACACCGCCGACGTCGAGCGGGGTGTCGCCTTCGCCAAGCAGATCGACACCGGCATGTTCCACGTCAACGACGGCACCGTCCACGACGAGCCGCTGGTCCCCTTCGGCGGCGAGAAGCACTCCGGCATCGGCCGCTTGAACGGCGAGACGACCGTCGACGCCTTCACCACCCAGAAGTGGATCTCGGTCCAGCACGGCCGCAGCTTCTTCCCGTTCTAG
- a CDS encoding ATP-binding protein yields MGTNGSTMLEPLRQGLPPLDPAAVSSAASCALPARYEAVREARQFTRRTLDQWDIGERFDDVCLVVSELVTNALRHALPSDTPRSDDQGPPVRLHLMRWTSRLVCAVRDPSHDSPVAGDSEDFSAESGRGLFLVDSFADSWGWHPLAGTLSGKVVWALFRLPQPAAGGVSAE; encoded by the coding sequence ATGGGGACGAATGGATCGACCATGCTCGAGCCGTTACGGCAGGGACTTCCGCCGCTCGACCCCGCGGCTGTGTCCAGCGCAGCTTCCTGCGCCCTGCCGGCGCGCTACGAAGCGGTGCGCGAAGCTCGGCAGTTCACCCGCAGAACGCTGGACCAGTGGGACATCGGTGAGCGCTTCGACGATGTCTGCCTGGTGGTCTCCGAGCTCGTGACCAACGCCCTGCGGCACGCCCTGCCCTCGGACACACCCCGTTCGGACGACCAAGGCCCGCCCGTGCGGCTGCACTTGATGCGGTGGACCTCGCGTCTGGTGTGCGCGGTGCGCGACCCCAGTCACGACAGTCCGGTCGCGGGCGACTCCGAGGACTTCTCGGCGGAGTCGGGCCGGGGCCTGTTCCTGGTCGACTCGTTCGCCGACAGCTGGGGCTGGCACCCGCTCGCGGGCACGCTCAGCGGCAAGGTCGTGTGGGCGCTCTTCAGGCTTCCGCAGCCGGCCGCCGGCGGGGTTTCGGCCGAATAG
- a CDS encoding DinB family protein, which translates to MVTHVAAETPGDERGALLSFLEAERGGIRRALIGLTPEQATSRPSASELSLAGLLKHVAETEQAWIARAKGESPAVERDESTWHECFALVGDETVASQLAYWEKVAAETEAFIRSVPSLDETFALPEAPWFPRERVSMRWVALHLIRETARHAGHADIIRESLDGATAFELVARAQEG; encoded by the coding sequence ATGGTTACTCACGTTGCGGCGGAGACTCCCGGCGACGAGCGTGGAGCACTGCTCTCCTTCCTGGAGGCCGAGCGCGGCGGGATCCGCCGCGCCCTGATCGGCCTGACGCCGGAACAGGCCACGAGCCGGCCGAGCGCGAGCGAACTGTCCCTGGCCGGGCTGCTCAAGCACGTCGCCGAGACCGAGCAGGCCTGGATCGCCCGCGCGAAGGGCGAGTCGCCCGCCGTCGAGCGGGACGAGTCGACCTGGCACGAGTGCTTTGCGCTCGTCGGCGACGAGACCGTCGCGTCGCAGCTCGCGTACTGGGAGAAGGTCGCCGCCGAGACGGAGGCGTTCATCCGCTCGGTGCCCAGCCTCGACGAGACCTTCGCACTGCCCGAAGCCCCCTGGTTCCCCCGGGAACGGGTCTCGATGCGCTGGGTGGCGCTCCACCTGATCCGTGAGACGGCCCGGCACGCCGGCCACGCCGACATCATCCGCGAGTCCCTGGACGGCGCCACCGCCTTCGAGCTGGTCGCCCGCGCGCAGGAGGGTTGA
- a CDS encoding helix-turn-helix transcriptional regulator — protein sequence MLLGSHLRRLRESRGITREAAGYSIRASESKISRMELGRVSFKTRDVEDLLTLYGITDEAERTSLVSLAKEANVAGWWHSYSDVLPSWFPTYVGLEGAAHLIRSYEVQFVHGLLQTEAYAHAVVARGMRGASPADIERRVALRLERQKYLVSEKAPEFHIVLDEAALRRPYGDREVMRGQLQHLIEVSERSNVRLQVMPFSFGGHSGESGSFTILSFPESDLSDVVYLEQLTSALYLDKREDVTQYEGALKQLQQDSPGPSESRDLLRGLLQLS from the coding sequence ATGCTGCTGGGATCACATCTGCGGCGCCTGCGGGAGTCGCGCGGAATCACCCGGGAAGCGGCCGGTTACTCGATCCGTGCCTCCGAATCGAAGATCAGCCGCATGGAGTTGGGACGGGTGAGCTTCAAGACGCGCGACGTCGAGGACCTGCTGACGCTGTACGGCATCACCGACGAGGCCGAGCGCACATCGCTCGTCTCCCTCGCCAAGGAGGCCAACGTCGCGGGCTGGTGGCACAGTTACTCGGACGTCCTGCCCAGCTGGTTCCCGACCTACGTCGGCCTGGAGGGCGCGGCCCATCTGATCCGCTCGTACGAAGTCCAGTTCGTGCACGGCCTGTTGCAGACGGAGGCCTACGCCCACGCGGTCGTCGCGCGCGGCATGCGGGGCGCCTCGCCCGCCGACATCGAGCGGCGCGTCGCGCTGCGCCTGGAGCGGCAGAAGTACCTCGTCTCCGAGAAGGCCCCGGAGTTCCACATCGTCCTCGACGAGGCCGCGCTGCGCCGCCCTTACGGTGACCGCGAGGTGATGCGTGGGCAACTCCAGCATCTGATCGAGGTGTCGGAGCGTTCCAACGTACGACTTCAGGTCATGCCGTTCAGCTTCGGCGGCCACTCGGGCGAGAGCGGTTCCTTCACCATCCTGAGCTTCCCCGAGTCCGACCTGTCGGACGTCGTCTATCTGGAGCAGCTCACCAGCGCGCTCTACCTGGACAAACGCGAGGACGTCACCCAGTACGAAGGCGCCCTCAAGCAGCTGCAGCAGGACAGTCCCGGGCCCTCCGAGAGCCGCGATCTGCTGCGGGGGCTGCTCCAGCTCTCCTGA
- a CDS encoding PadR family transcriptional regulator: MSAIRLLVLGAVRQHGRAHGYQVRNDLEYWGAHEWSNAKPGSIYHALKQMAKQGLLLAHEIAPSTAGGPPRTEYEITDQGTEEYFTLLRRSLTAYDQKPDILSAALGFMVDLGRAETLELLRERVRAIEEWRKSVTGYYAPEDGPGQLGHIGEIMNFWVHSADSGAQWTRGLIERVQGGAYTFAGEGEPFVGVLVDGEENPYATGTPHPGDQE; encoded by the coding sequence ATGTCAGCGATCCGTCTCCTGGTGCTGGGCGCCGTCCGCCAGCACGGGCGGGCCCACGGCTACCAGGTGCGCAACGACCTCGAGTACTGGGGCGCGCACGAGTGGTCCAACGCCAAGCCCGGCTCGATCTACCACGCGCTCAAGCAGATGGCGAAACAGGGACTGCTGCTCGCCCACGAGATCGCCCCGTCCACGGCGGGCGGCCCGCCGCGCACCGAGTACGAGATCACGGACCAGGGCACCGAGGAGTACTTCACGCTGCTGCGCCGGTCGCTGACCGCGTACGACCAGAAACCGGACATCCTCTCGGCCGCGCTCGGCTTCATGGTCGACCTCGGCCGTGCGGAGACCCTCGAACTCCTCCGGGAGCGGGTGCGCGCCATCGAGGAGTGGCGCAAGTCCGTCACCGGGTACTACGCCCCCGAGGACGGCCCCGGACAGCTCGGCCACATCGGCGAGATCATGAACTTCTGGGTCCACTCCGCCGACTCCGGCGCACAGTGGACCCGGGGCCTGATCGAGCGCGTCCAGGGCGGCGCGTACACCTTCGCCGGGGAGGGCGAACCCTTCGTCGGGGTCCTGGTCGACGGCGAGGAGAACCCGTACGCCACGGGAACCCCGCACCCCGGCGACCAGGAGTAG